From the genome of Moritella sp. F3, one region includes:
- a CDS encoding thioesterase family protein encodes MNLFFRMLIIIFSARKQDAVALVDKRSDRFRVWLHDLGWRDHLPNYRVFSFMELGRFGIWHSSRLALSGRYGLRMIAAQDFIYLKPIGPFQAFTMTTEILSWDDKYFYYQHQFFCGKKLVAIGLVKEINLKSGKAVTPLSLLTADSELHGSIIDSSDDKTLHPVVEKWLAMQQAIKDNS; translated from the coding sequence ATGAATTTATTTTTTAGAATGCTCATTATTATTTTTAGTGCTCGTAAGCAGGATGCGGTGGCATTGGTTGATAAACGCAGTGATCGGTTTCGAGTGTGGTTACACGACCTTGGTTGGCGTGATCACTTACCTAATTACCGGGTATTTAGTTTTATGGAACTAGGGCGCTTTGGTATCTGGCACAGCTCTCGACTGGCACTGTCAGGTCGTTATGGCTTGCGCATGATTGCTGCACAAGACTTTATTTACTTAAAGCCTATTGGCCCGTTTCAAGCGTTTACGATGACGACCGAAATTTTGAGCTGGGATGACAAATACTTCTATTATCAACACCAATTCTTTTGTGGTAAAAAATTGGTCGCAATAGGGTTAGTGAAAGAGATTAATTTGAAATCAGGGAAGGCCGTGACGCCTCTTTCATTATTAACGGCAGACTCAGAACTCCATGGTTCTATTATTGATAGTAGCGATGATAAAACCCTGCACCCAGTGGTTGAAAAATGGTTAGCGATGCAACAGGCAATAAAAGATAATAGTTAA
- a CDS encoding LysE family translocator, whose translation MAFNLWLVFLVAAMGLAVVPGPNSLLALSHGARYGHRRTLFTICGGVFGFLILIAIAMFGLGAILQAQPEAMTALQWIGAAYLVWLGIKLWSAPALELTELAESQSYSAASLFRQGFFAALSNPKVLLFFTAFLAQFIDPAMDLLPQFIVIAVTFVCVEFLAEYGIACVAHSIRPKLMQNGQSFNQCCGVLFIVLGISMTLA comes from the coding sequence ATGGCGTTTAATCTTTGGTTAGTTTTTTTAGTTGCAGCGATGGGATTAGCGGTTGTCCCTGGGCCTAATTCATTGTTGGCATTAAGTCATGGTGCTCGATATGGACATCGCCGAACACTCTTTACTATATGTGGTGGGGTATTTGGATTTTTGATTTTAATTGCGATTGCTATGTTTGGATTAGGCGCGATATTGCAGGCGCAACCTGAGGCCATGACGGCACTGCAGTGGATTGGTGCTGCTTATCTCGTTTGGCTCGGGATCAAGTTGTGGAGTGCACCGGCGCTGGAGTTAACAGAGCTTGCTGAAAGTCAGTCATATAGCGCGGCAAGTCTGTTTCGACAAGGTTTTTTTGCTGCGCTATCAAATCCTAAGGTGCTGTTGTTTTTTACTGCATTCTTAGCGCAGTTTATTGATCCTGCTATGGACTTGTTGCCGCAGTTTATTGTTATCGCGGTAACTTTTGTGTGTGTCGAGTTTTTAGCTGAATATGGCATTGCTTGCGTGGCTCATAGCATTCGTCCTAAGCTAATGCAGAATGGGCAGAGCTTTAATCAATGTTGCGGTGTGTTGTTTATTGTACTCGGTATCTCGATGACTTTAGCCTAG
- a CDS encoding GlxA family transcriptional regulator, translated as MNLADVRFLLLPLPEFNMLPFGGFLDKLRFSADDADHSQQRHCSWQVLGLDKSNLVSSSGIPIAIPATPADINLCQYDYLVIFGCRSARKAQQQAQDYGPFLKQAAAQGLTLISIDNACFTLAELGLLNDHKVTVHWRHINEFSHAYPRLEIASEQLYCIDNKRISCSGGSAAIDLAVAILCHHLGQTWAIKGLADMLIDESRSQLHQLKSRQQTQHHDRHLGRTIALMQELMASNTSIEKLAALTGLSRRQLDRHFKCYFKLSAHQYWSEMRLQHVHWRLINSDHSLANLADEVGFQDSSYLCKVFRQRFNLSPGQLRRQQKQ; from the coding sequence ATGAACTTAGCAGACGTGCGCTTTCTACTTCTCCCCTTACCTGAATTTAATATGCTACCGTTTGGTGGATTCTTAGATAAGCTGCGCTTTTCAGCTGATGATGCCGACCATAGCCAGCAGCGACATTGTTCATGGCAAGTGCTCGGGTTAGATAAAAGTAACCTAGTATCGAGCAGTGGCATCCCCATCGCGATACCAGCAACGCCGGCAGACATAAACTTGTGTCAGTATGATTATCTGGTTATTTTTGGCTGTCGCAGTGCGCGTAAAGCACAGCAGCAAGCACAAGATTATGGGCCATTTTTAAAACAAGCGGCGGCACAGGGACTCACTTTAATTAGTATTGATAATGCGTGTTTTACGTTAGCAGAGTTAGGCCTCTTAAATGACCATAAAGTCACTGTTCACTGGCGCCACATTAACGAATTCAGTCATGCCTATCCACGTTTAGAGATCGCAAGTGAACAACTATATTGTATTGATAACAAGCGTATCAGCTGTTCTGGTGGCAGTGCAGCCATTGATTTAGCGGTAGCGATACTCTGTCACCATCTTGGACAAACGTGGGCAATTAAAGGACTCGCAGATATGCTCATTGATGAAAGCCGCAGCCAACTACATCAGCTCAAATCTAGGCAGCAAACACAACATCATGACCGCCACTTGGGGCGAACGATTGCCTTGATGCAAGAATTGATGGCCAGTAATACATCAATAGAAAAATTAGCAGCGCTTACAGGTTTAAGCCGTCGACAATTAGATCGGCATTTTAAGTGTTATTTTAAGCTTTCTGCTCATCAATACTGGAGCGAAATGCGCTTACAACATGTGCATTGGCGATTAATCAATTCTGACCATAGCCTAGCAAACCTAGCAGATGAAGTTGGTTTTCAAGATAGCAGTTATTTGTGCAAAGTGTTTCGGCAACGATTTAATCTCTCGCCGGGCCAACTACGTCGCCAGCAAAAACAATGA